From Staphylococcus sp. M0911, a single genomic window includes:
- the hchA gene encoding glyoxalase III HchA codes for MTQDSSQLSKAPTPDKAEDNAFFPSPYSLSQYTAPKTDFNGVNHKNAYTGGKWKVLMIAAEERYVLLENGKMFSTGNHPVEMLLPLHHLMEAGFDVDVATLTGYPVKLEHWAMPTEDEAVQETYNKLKEKLKQPKVLSEVIKNELGPDSDYISLFIPGGHAAVVGISESEDVQQALDWALDYDKFVITLCHGPAALLSAGLNREKSPFEGYSVCVFPDALDEGANIDIGYLPGKLKWLVADLLTKQGLQVVNKEMSGQTHQDRKLLTGDSPLASNKLGLLAADALVEAVQQS; via the coding sequence ATGACTCAAGATTCTAGTCAATTAAGTAAAGCACCAACCCCTGACAAAGCGGAGGATAATGCATTTTTCCCTTCACCATATTCATTAAGTCAATATACAGCGCCTAAAACAGATTTTAATGGTGTTAATCATAAAAATGCTTATACCGGTGGCAAATGGAAAGTATTAATGATTGCCGCTGAAGAGCGTTATGTATTATTAGAAAACGGTAAAATGTTTTCAACAGGAAACCATCCAGTTGAAATGCTATTACCGTTACATCATTTAATGGAAGCAGGCTTCGATGTAGATGTCGCTACATTAACTGGTTACCCTGTCAAACTAGAGCACTGGGCAATGCCTACGGAAGATGAAGCAGTACAAGAAACATATAATAAGCTAAAAGAAAAATTAAAACAGCCTAAAGTATTATCTGAAGTCATCAAAAATGAACTTGGGCCTGATTCAGATTATATTTCACTCTTTATCCCTGGTGGACATGCCGCAGTTGTTGGTATTTCTGAAAGTGAAGATGTTCAACAAGCTTTAGATTGGGCATTAGATTATGATAAATTTGTTATCACATTATGTCACGGCCCGGCAGCATTATTATCTGCTGGATTAAATAGAGAAAAATCTCCATTTGAAGGATATTCTGTATGTGTCTTCCCAGATGCATTAGATGAAGGCGCAAATATCGATATCGGTTATTTACCTGGTAAACTTAAATGGTTAGTCGCTGATTTATTGACTAAACAAGGACTTCAAGTTGTAAATAAAGAAATGAGTGGCCAAACTCATCAAGATCGTAAATTATTAACTGGCGATAGCCCACTGGCTTCTAATAAACTTGGACTTCTTGCAGCGGATGCATTAGTAGAAGCCGTCCAACAATCATAA
- a CDS encoding DUF2294 domain-containing protein, whose amino-acid sequence MKKSKGVYEAEISKAITQWEKDFLGRGSLSVKTDILRDMIIINLQGILTPAEYRVCETSEGLLNIKRTRSELVESGQDDLNDLIYEITGVKVSSFHSDLSTVTGERVIVFKLEDNFEKMINQG is encoded by the coding sequence ATGAAAAAATCTAAAGGTGTATATGAAGCTGAAATCAGTAAAGCCATCACGCAATGGGAAAAAGATTTTTTAGGTAGAGGTTCATTATCGGTTAAGACAGACATATTAAGAGATATGATCATTATCAATTTACAAGGTATATTAACACCTGCAGAATATCGTGTATGTGAGACCAGTGAAGGATTGTTAAATATCAAACGCACAAGATCTGAATTAGTAGAGTCAGGACAAGATGATCTCAATGACCTTATATATGAAATTACTGGTGTCAAAGTAAGTAGTTTTCATAGTGATTTGAGTACAGTTACTGGAGAGAGAGTAATTGTATTTAAATTAGAAGATAATTTTGAGAAAATGATTAACCAAGGTTAA
- a CDS encoding sodium-dependent transporter: MSKQSEWKTSTGFILASAGSAIGLGAMWKFPYMAGIYGGGAFLLMFLIFTIFVGLPLLIMEFTVGKMGRTYTTQIYSKLTGKKWLNVIGWNGNLAVFILFGFYSVIGGWIIIYMGNVIWQILSLNTTHLTQLNFEAMISNPWLTVLGQGIFIFLTMIIVMLGVEKGLEKASKIMMPLLFIFLIIVVVKSLSLDGSLEGVRYLLQPRVEDISMEGILFALGQSFFTLSLGTTGMITYASYAPKTMTIKSSAVSIVLMNILVSVLAGLAIFPALKTFGYQPQEGPGLLFKVLPFVFDKMHFGIAFYLMFLILFLFAALTSSISLLELNVSNFTKNDNTKRQPVALIASILVFLISIPATLSFGSLSGVKFGAGTIFDNMDFVVSNILMPLGALGTTLVVGQLLDKQLLQESFGRDKFKLFLPWYYLIKFVMPVVIILVFIVQLF; this comes from the coding sequence ATGAGTAAGCAATCAGAATGGAAAACTTCTACTGGGTTTATATTAGCAAGTGCCGGTTCCGCAATTGGATTAGGAGCAATGTGGAAGTTTCCTTATATGGCTGGTATATATGGTGGTGGCGCCTTTTTATTAATGTTTTTAATTTTTACCATTTTTGTAGGACTGCCATTATTAATTATGGAATTTACAGTAGGGAAAATGGGAAGAACGTATACAACTCAAATCTATAGTAAACTCACAGGTAAAAAGTGGCTCAATGTGATTGGGTGGAACGGGAATTTAGCAGTTTTTATATTGTTTGGTTTCTATAGTGTCATTGGCGGATGGATTATTATTTATATGGGGAATGTTATTTGGCAAATATTAAGTTTAAATACAACTCACCTGACACAACTCAATTTTGAAGCAATGATTAGTAATCCATGGCTTACTGTTTTAGGACAGGGTATTTTTATCTTCTTAACGATGATCATTGTTATGTTAGGTGTAGAAAAAGGGTTGGAAAAAGCATCCAAAATCATGATGCCACTATTATTTATCTTTTTAATTATTGTAGTGGTAAAATCATTATCTTTAGACGGATCGCTAGAGGGTGTGCGTTACTTGTTACAACCTAGAGTGGAAGATATTTCAATGGAAGGTATTTTATTTGCGTTAGGTCAATCATTCTTTACCTTATCATTAGGAACAACTGGAATGATTACATACGCAAGTTATGCACCGAAGACAATGACTATTAAATCATCAGCGGTTTCCATTGTATTGATGAATATTTTAGTTTCGGTCTTAGCGGGCTTAGCTATTTTTCCTGCTTTGAAAACATTTGGTTATCAACCACAAGAAGGTCCAGGATTATTATTCAAAGTACTACCGTTTGTATTTGATAAAATGCACTTTGGTATTGCCTTTTATCTGATGTTTTTAATTTTATTCTTATTTGCAGCGTTAACATCATCCATTTCACTGTTAGAATTAAACGTTTCTAATTTTACGAAAAATGATAATACGAAACGTCAACCTGTCGCATTGATCGCAAGTATACTGGTCTTTTTAATTAGTATTCCAGCGACATTATCATTTGGAAGTTTGAGTGGCGTTAAATTTGGCGCAGGTACAATATTCGATAATATGGATTTTGTCGTTTCGAATATATTAATGCCTTTAGGGGCACTTGGCACAACATTAGTAGTAGGACAATTGTTGGATAAACAGCTGCTACAAGAAAGCTTTGGAAGAGACAAATTTAAATTGTTTTTACCATGGTATTATTTAATTAAATTTGTAATGCCAGTAGTCATTATTTTAGTATTTATTGTTCAATTATTTTAA
- a CDS encoding LysE/ArgO family amino acid transporter, producing MQPIIHGFLLALGLILPLGAQNVFVFNQGANQKKLTKALPVIVTAGLCDTTLIVLAILGVSLILMSLPILQLVIYIIGLAFLLYMAWSLWNEKPSHLEHMEPMSAKKQIGFALSVSLLNPHAIMDTIGVIGTSASMYHGTEKILFAGATILVSWIWFILLAILGKMIGSVDKTGKYIIILNKVSSVIVLIVSCIIIKNIWYILAN from the coding sequence ATGCAACCGATCATTCACGGTTTCTTATTAGCACTAGGTCTGATTCTACCTTTAGGTGCTCAAAATGTATTTGTATTTAATCAAGGTGCAAATCAAAAGAAATTAACTAAAGCATTACCAGTGATCGTCACAGCTGGCTTATGTGATACTACTTTAATTGTGTTAGCTATTTTAGGCGTATCCTTAATCTTAATGTCTCTTCCTATTTTACAGTTAGTCATTTATATCATTGGTCTCGCCTTTCTATTATATATGGCATGGTCATTATGGAATGAAAAGCCTAGTCATTTAGAACATATGGAACCCATGAGCGCAAAAAAACAAATCGGCTTCGCATTATCCGTTTCATTACTTAATCCTCACGCGATAATGGATACGATTGGTGTAATTGGAACAAGTGCGTCTATGTATCATGGCACCGAAAAGATATTATTTGCTGGCGCTACTATTTTAGTATCTTGGATTTGGTTTATCCTATTAGCGATACTCGGTAAAATGATAGGTTCGGTCGATAAAACAGGAAAATACATTATTATTCTAAATAAAGTTTCAAGTGTTATCGTACTCATCGTAAGTTGTATAATTATCAAAAATATCTGGTATATTTTAGCCAATTAA
- a CDS encoding GNAT family protein yields the protein MKRNIHHQPIGESVTDFEPLNFPDIKQLDGRYSSLVKLSETHINDLFDVLCNEDNDANWTYLFSEPIHDYGIFSEYIKGLMSNVNSYYFAIIDHKREKALGYLSLMNIDSINGKIEVGNVHYSNGLKKTKVATEVQYLLAKYVFEQLGYRRYEWKCDSLNEPSRKAALRLGFTYEGMFRQAVIYKGRNRDTTWYSMIDKEWPILNERFEQWLSPNNFDEAGQQRIRLQDINRARD from the coding sequence ATGAAAAGGAATATACATCATCAACCAATAGGTGAGTCCGTAACAGATTTTGAACCGCTGAATTTCCCGGATATTAAACAATTAGACGGACGGTATAGTTCATTAGTTAAATTAAGTGAAACACACATTAATGATTTGTTTGACGTATTATGTAATGAAGATAATGATGCGAATTGGACTTATTTGTTTAGCGAACCAATCCATGATTACGGTATTTTTTCAGAGTATATTAAAGGTTTAATGTCTAATGTAAACTCGTATTATTTTGCTATTATTGATCATAAGCGTGAAAAAGCGTTAGGTTACTTATCATTAATGAATATTGATTCGATTAATGGCAAGATAGAGGTTGGAAATGTCCATTATTCAAATGGATTAAAAAAGACGAAAGTCGCCACTGAAGTTCAATATTTGCTAGCGAAATATGTGTTTGAACAATTAGGGTATCGTAGATATGAATGGAAGTGTGACAGTTTAAACGAACCTTCTAGAAAGGCAGCATTGAGATTAGGGTTTACTTACGAAGGTATGTTTAGACAGGCAGTAATATATAAGGGACGTAATCGGGATACAACATGGTACTCAATGATTGATAAGGAATGGCCGATATTAAATGAACGTTTCGAACAATGGTTAAGTCCGAATAATTTTGATGAAGCCGGTCAACAACGTATTCGATTACAAGATATAAATAGGGCACGAGACTGA
- a CDS encoding phosphatase PAP2 family protein, whose protein sequence is MKNRRATTGMFTIPLFIISMMIFILMAVGVIQDIPFLKFVDSHSLDWFTTTFGTPQRQFEGDMLNYYMTFCATIGDVSGVIVMSVIITIILLFKYPRLAIWFICTILSGTLINILIKMTIERMRPYNHLAIDSGFSFPSGHSNASTLFFITLLIVVMPLIKRAVFKAILSGLALILWISVLICRLYFHAHYLTDVVGGVTLGLTWIALWLMVYPLFERIKFKKNKHVIH, encoded by the coding sequence ATGAAAAATAGACGGGCAACAACAGGTATGTTTACGATTCCTTTATTTATCATAAGTATGATGATATTTATTTTAATGGCTGTCGGCGTTATACAAGATATACCATTTTTAAAATTTGTCGATAGCCATTCACTAGACTGGTTTACTACTACATTCGGTACGCCACAACGTCAATTTGAAGGAGACATGTTGAACTATTATATGACATTTTGTGCCACGATTGGTGATGTTAGTGGTGTCATTGTGATGTCAGTGATCATTACAATAATATTATTATTTAAATATCCACGTTTAGCTATATGGTTTATTTGCACAATATTAAGTGGAACATTAATTAATATTTTGATTAAAATGACTATCGAACGAATGAGACCGTATAATCATTTAGCCATTGACTCAGGGTTTTCTTTTCCTAGTGGGCACTCTAATGCGAGTACATTGTTTTTTATCACTTTATTGATTGTGGTGATGCCTTTAATTAAAAGAGCGGTCTTTAAAGCTATTTTGAGCGGTCTTGCATTAATATTATGGATAAGCGTTTTGATTTGTCGATTATATTTCCATGCGCATTATCTGACAGATGTGGTTGGTGGAGTGACTTTAGGTTTAACATGGATCGCTTTATGGTTAATGGTTTATCCACTGTTTGAACGAATCAAGTTTAAAAAGAATAAACATGTTATACATTGA
- a CDS encoding pentapeptide repeat-containing protein, translated as MSNKDLSLSVFTKENYKNLSHTATNFRNSMYDELEVNKGRFKNCNFNEGIFKNINAISNSKVVNSSMNDCIFEQVNFYKNLFKKISFENTTFDETTINNTTFQDVVFDGNTFSDVKITDTVFKNVVFKKTEISNSTFENIKLKHCIFDHVTFKNCSLPKNIEEELKKQNVVFENIQ; from the coding sequence ATGTCAAATAAAGACCTATCATTATCTGTATTCACTAAAGAAAATTATAAAAACTTGAGCCATACAGCGACTAATTTTAGAAATTCAATGTACGATGAATTAGAAGTTAATAAAGGTCGCTTTAAAAATTGTAATTTTAATGAAGGGATTTTCAAAAATATTAATGCTATTTCTAACAGTAAAGTGGTTAATAGTAGTATGAATGATTGTATTTTTGAACAAGTGAATTTTTATAAAAACCTCTTCAAAAAAATCTCTTTTGAAAATACAACATTTGATGAAACAACGATCAATAATACAACATTCCAAGATGTTGTATTCGACGGAAATACTTTTAGCGACGTTAAAATCACAGATACTGTATTTAAAAATGTTGTTTTTAAAAAGACAGAAATTAGCAATTCAACATTTGAAAATATCAAATTAAAACATTGTATCTTTGATCATGTCACATTTAAAAATTGTAGTCTTCCTAAAAACATTGAAGAAGAATTAAAAAAACAAAATGTTGTTTTCGAAAATATTCAATAG
- a CDS encoding alpha/beta fold hydrolase → MNIKSPSPLYLKGTSQQAILLLHSFTGTVKDIKHLATTLNEQGFTCYVPNYPGHGLPVTQFIKYDVNDWWACVQEAYQFLKEEGYEVINSAGVSLGGLFTLRLAENVELNRIVVMSAPSEKTEAGIAWRLEKYGKRMNQIMMLSEDESVESLAQINQYQDEIKVFQGVINDIMSNLHDIKSTARILYGGQDEAAYEESAHYIFNQISSDNKSIQDFPLNQHLMTHGEGRDELEQDIVEFFTQK, encoded by the coding sequence ATGAATATTAAATCACCAAGTCCACTTTATTTAAAAGGGACAAGTCAACAAGCTATATTGTTATTACATTCATTCACAGGTACTGTTAAAGACATAAAGCATCTTGCTACAACGTTGAATGAACAAGGATTCACGTGTTATGTACCTAACTATCCTGGTCATGGATTACCGGTTACACAGTTTATTAAGTATGATGTTAATGATTGGTGGGCATGTGTGCAAGAAGCGTACCAGTTTTTAAAGGAAGAAGGGTACGAAGTCATTAATTCAGCCGGTGTATCGTTAGGTGGATTATTTACATTACGATTAGCTGAAAATGTTGAATTAAATCGTATCGTAGTGATGTCTGCACCTAGCGAGAAAACAGAAGCTGGTATTGCTTGGCGCTTAGAAAAATATGGCAAACGCATGAATCAGATAATGATGCTGTCTGAGGATGAGAGTGTTGAATCATTAGCCCAAATTAACCAATATCAAGATGAAATTAAAGTATTTCAAGGTGTTATTAATGATATTATGTCAAATTTACATGATATTAAATCGACTGCTAGAATTTTATATGGTGGACAAGATGAAGCGGCTTATGAAGAAAGTGCACACTATATTTTTAATCAAATTAGTAGCGATAATAAATCAATTCAAGATTTTCCACTCAATCAACATTTAATGACTCATGGTGAAGGAAGAGATGAATTAGAACAAGATATCGTTGAGTTTTTCACTCAAAAATAA
- a CDS encoding cysteine synthase family protein, translated as MIAYDLIGETPLVLLESFSDEDVKIYAKLEQFNTGGSVKDRLGKYLVEQAIEEGRLHRGDTIVEATAGNTGIGLAIAANRYQLNCVIFAPEGFSEEKISIMRALGADVKRTVKAEGMIGAQQVARQYAEDTQSIYMNQFETTHNPDAYTHTLGKALTDELNHIDYFVAGAGSGGTFTGVARHLQPLGVKNYIVEPEGSILNGGPSHTHATEGIGSEKWPSFLEKSLVEGIFTISDQHAFDNVKAIAKQEGLLVGSSSGAALQGALELKKQIDKGIIVTIFPDGSDRYMSKQIFSYKENENNE; from the coding sequence ATGATTGCATATGACTTAATAGGAGAGACACCACTCGTGTTATTAGAGAGTTTTAGTGATGAAGATGTAAAAATCTATGCGAAACTCGAACAATTTAATACAGGCGGAAGTGTAAAAGACCGACTAGGAAAGTATTTAGTTGAACAAGCGATTGAAGAGGGGCGTCTACATCGAGGTGATACCATTGTAGAAGCTACAGCTGGTAATACAGGGATTGGTTTAGCAATAGCTGCCAATCGTTACCAACTTAATTGCGTGATATTTGCACCAGAAGGCTTTTCCGAAGAGAAAATATCAATTATGCGTGCTTTAGGTGCTGATGTTAAAAGAACTGTAAAAGCTGAAGGCATGATAGGTGCACAACAAGTTGCCCGACAGTATGCTGAAGACACGCAATCGATTTATATGAATCAATTTGAAACAACACATAATCCAGATGCCTATACTCATACATTAGGTAAAGCGTTAACAGATGAACTAAATCATATTGATTACTTTGTTGCTGGTGCTGGCTCGGGCGGTACATTTACAGGCGTCGCGAGACACTTACAACCATTAGGTGTTAAAAATTATATCGTCGAACCTGAGGGGTCGATATTAAATGGCGGTCCAAGTCATACGCATGCCACAGAAGGTATTGGTTCAGAAAAATGGCCTAGCTTTCTAGAGAAATCATTAGTAGAAGGTATTTTTACAATTAGTGATCAACATGCCTTTGATAATGTAAAAGCCATCGCTAAACAAGAAGGGTTACTAGTAGGTAGCTCATCCGGCGCTGCACTTCAAGGTGCACTTGAATTAAAAAAACAAATAGATAAAGGGATTATCGTGACGATATTCCCTGATGGTAGCGACCGATACATGTCAAAACAAATATTTAGTTATAAGGAGAATGAGAATAATGAATAA
- a CDS encoding bifunctional cystathionine gamma-lyase/homocysteine desulfhydrase codes for MNKKTQMIHGGHTTDDYTGAVTTPIYQTSTYLQDDIGDLRQGYEYSRTANPTRASLESVIADLEHGKHGFAFGSGMAAISAVIMLLDKGDHLILNSDVYGGTYRALTKVFTRFGLDVDFVDTTNIENVEKYIKPETKMLYIETPSNPLLRVTDIKGAVAIAKKHNLISVVDNTFMTPYYQNPLDFGIDIVLHSATKYIGGHSDVVAGLVVTADDELGERIGFISNSTGGVLGPQDSYLLVRGIKTLGLRMEQINRNVEAVIDMLQSHDSVQKVFHPSIKSHLNYDIHAAQADGHTGDIAFEVKDTEAAKQVIHATQYFTLAESLGAVESLISVPALMTHASIPADVRAKEGITDGLIRLSIGIEDTDDLVNDLKQALDTLN; via the coding sequence ATGAATAAAAAAACACAAATGATACATGGCGGACATACAACAGATGATTATACAGGTGCTGTAACGACTCCAATTTACCAAACAAGTACATATTTACAAGACGATATCGGAGATTTACGCCAAGGTTATGAATATTCACGTACTGCCAATCCAACACGTGCGTCTTTAGAAAGTGTTATTGCAGACTTAGAACATGGTAAACATGGTTTCGCATTTGGTTCAGGCATGGCAGCTATTAGTGCAGTGATTATGTTATTAGATAAAGGAGACCACCTTATTTTAAATTCAGATGTATATGGTGGTACGTACCGTGCTTTAACAAAAGTATTTACACGCTTCGGATTAGACGTAGATTTTGTAGATACAACCAATATTGAAAATGTTGAGAAATATATTAAACCAGAAACAAAAATGTTATATATCGAAACGCCTTCTAATCCATTATTACGTGTGACAGATATTAAAGGTGCTGTAGCGATTGCTAAAAAACATAACCTTATTTCTGTAGTAGATAATACATTTATGACACCTTATTATCAAAATCCATTAGATTTTGGTATTGATATAGTTTTACATTCTGCTACTAAATATATTGGTGGACATAGTGATGTAGTTGCAGGATTAGTAGTGACTGCAGACGATGAATTAGGAGAACGTATAGGCTTTATCTCAAATTCAACTGGTGGTGTGCTTGGACCACAGGATAGCTACTTATTAGTAAGAGGAATCAAGACGTTAGGTTTACGTATGGAACAAATTAATCGTAACGTAGAAGCAGTGATTGATATGTTACAGTCTCACGATAGTGTACAAAAAGTATTCCATCCAAGTATTAAAAGTCACTTAAACTATGATATTCATGCTGCACAAGCAGATGGACATACAGGCGATATTGCATTTGAAGTGAAAGACACAGAAGCTGCGAAACAAGTGATTCATGCTACGCAATATTTCACGTTAGCTGAAAGTTTAGGAGCAGTAGAAAGTTTAATATCAGTTCCTGCATTAATGACACATGCATCTATTCCAGCAGATGTACGCGCTAAAGAGGGTATCACAGATGGATTAATCCGTTTATCAATTGGTATTGAAGACACAGATGATTTAGTCAATGATTTAAAACAAGCACTTGATACATTAAACTAA